From Deferrisoma camini S3R1, the proteins below share one genomic window:
- a CDS encoding lipopolysaccharide kinase InaA family protein has product MGRRPDLGTAPGRWVAVAGSAPGLSSLLERGTWKELGRRPGRVTFRIETPRGPLFAKRYAPASRLRLGRTPHRAFARARLLHAAGVSTPAPLGLYVRGRLWPREAVLVTGWLEDAVPWARFLREVASERENGAAAVAALVAHLHRLGWAHSSLTEHLVFARHRGGYRPFLLGPEGVVRPATRRRRVGNLAELAREVSPETLGLRERWAGLRAYGAVLGLEREALRRLWREVRRAGV; this is encoded by the coding sequence TTGGGCCGACGCCCTGACCTTGGGACGGCCCCCGGCCGGTGGGTGGCGGTGGCCGGCTCCGCCCCGGGGCTTTCGTCCCTGCTGGAGCGGGGCACGTGGAAGGAGCTCGGCCGCCGGCCCGGCCGGGTCACCTTTCGGATCGAAACCCCCCGGGGACCCCTGTTCGCCAAGCGTTACGCCCCGGCCTCCCGTCTGAGGCTCGGCCGCACCCCCCACCGTGCCTTTGCCCGGGCGCGCCTGCTCCACGCCGCCGGCGTGTCCACCCCGGCGCCGTTGGGGCTGTACGTGAGGGGCCGTCTCTGGCCCCGGGAGGCGGTGCTGGTGACCGGGTGGCTGGAGGATGCGGTGCCCTGGGCACGGTTCCTCCGGGAGGTGGCTTCGGAGCGGGAGAACGGGGCCGCGGCCGTGGCGGCCCTGGTGGCCCACCTGCACCGATTGGGGTGGGCCCACTCGAGCCTGACGGAGCATCTGGTGTTCGCCCGGCACCGGGGGGGATACCGGCCGTTCCTGCTGGGGCCCGAAGGGGTGGTCCGGCCGGCCACGCGGCGGCGTCGGGTGGGCAACCTGGCGGAGCTGGCCCGGGAGGTCTCCCCGGAGACCCTGGGGCTGCGGGAGCGCTGGGCGGGGCTGCGGGCCTACGGGGCGGTCCTCGGCCTGGAGCGGGAGGCGCTGCGCCGGTTGTGGCGGGAGGTCCGGAGGGCCGGGGTATGA
- a CDS encoding glycosyltransferase family 4 protein codes for MRIAVVQPKVDRSGGAERYALALVTGLAARGHEVHVFARRAEGLPEGVRLHRIPSVPFGRALKTYSFWRLTARRIRPHHYDVVHGSGKTTCQTVHRAGGGVHRAYLERTAEAGRPTGYDRVVLGIEQRLFSSPHLRAVICPSRWVAREVERFHPEVVSKIEVIPNGVDTERFRPEGREGDRRSVGESLGIPPQDPLLLFVGTNFRLKGLEAALGALARLPGAHLVVVGGDDPDPFREHARSLGCLDRVHFVGARDDTPRWYRAADVLVHPTEYDPFANVCLEALASGTPVVTTPANGAADVLEGAPLAGAVVEAEPEGLTQAISGLLAAGRAAREAARALAEASSLDGHVSAVERVYRRTREGAS; via the coding sequence GTGAGGATCGCGGTGGTGCAGCCCAAGGTGGACCGGTCCGGCGGGGCGGAGCGGTACGCCCTGGCGCTGGTGACCGGTCTGGCCGCCCGCGGCCACGAGGTCCACGTGTTCGCACGCCGGGCCGAGGGACTCCCCGAAGGGGTGCGGCTCCACCGGATCCCGTCGGTTCCGTTCGGCCGGGCTTTGAAGACCTACAGCTTCTGGCGGCTCACGGCCCGGCGGATCCGGCCCCACCACTACGACGTGGTGCACGGATCGGGCAAGACCACCTGCCAGACGGTGCACCGGGCCGGTGGGGGGGTGCACCGGGCGTACCTGGAGCGGACGGCCGAAGCCGGGCGGCCGACCGGCTATGATCGGGTCGTCCTCGGGATCGAGCAGCGGCTCTTCTCGTCCCCCCACCTGCGGGCCGTGATCTGCCCGTCCCGCTGGGTGGCCCGGGAGGTGGAGCGGTTCCACCCCGAGGTGGTCTCCAAGATCGAGGTGATTCCCAACGGAGTGGACACGGAGCGGTTCCGGCCCGAGGGGCGCGAGGGCGACCGCCGGAGCGTGGGGGAGAGCCTGGGGATCCCCCCGCAGGACCCGTTGCTGCTGTTCGTGGGAACGAACTTCCGGCTGAAGGGGCTGGAGGCAGCCCTTGGAGCCCTGGCCCGCTTGCCCGGGGCCCATCTGGTGGTGGTCGGGGGCGACGACCCCGACCCGTTCCGGGAGCACGCCCGGTCCCTGGGGTGCTTGGATCGGGTTCATTTCGTGGGGGCCCGAGACGACACTCCTCGGTGGTACCGGGCGGCGGACGTGCTCGTCCATCCCACCGAGTACGACCCGTTTGCCAACGTCTGTTTGGAGGCGCTGGCCTCGGGAACCCCGGTGGTGACCACCCCGGCCAACGGCGCGGCCGACGTGCTGGAGGGGGCCCCGCTGGCGGGCGCCGTGGTGGAGGCGGAGCCGGAGGGGCTGACTCAGGCCATCTCGGGGCTCCTGGCCGCGGGACGGGCAGCCCGAGAGGCGGCTCGGGCGTTGGCGGAGGCGAGTTCGTTGGATGGGCACGTCTCGGCGGTCGAGCGAGTATACCGGCGGACGAGGGAAGGGGCATCATGA
- a CDS encoding type II toxin-antitoxin system VapC family toxin, which translates to MAELFVDTSAWFAFFDRDCREHSAVVDVLSSWDGRLVLTDYVLDELLTLTRVRVGHWAAVRVGEGLLSGEAALVVEVEARDFRAAWELFRSHADKEYSFTDCTSFVVMRRLGIRKAAALDRHFAQAGFEVLPRGGHAF; encoded by the coding sequence ATGGCCGAGCTGTTCGTGGATACGAGTGCGTGGTTTGCGTTTTTCGACCGGGACTGCCGGGAGCACTCTGCAGTGGTCGATGTCTTGTCGTCTTGGGACGGGAGACTGGTTCTCACGGACTACGTCTTGGACGAGCTCCTGACCCTCACCCGGGTGCGGGTCGGACATTGGGCTGCCGTGCGGGTGGGGGAGGGGCTCCTGTCCGGAGAGGCCGCCCTGGTCGTGGAGGTGGAGGCCCGGGATTTCCGCGCCGCATGGGAGCTGTTCCGCAGCCATGCGGACAAAGAGTACAGCTTTACCGACTGTACATCCTTCGTGGTGATGCGCCGGCTGGGGATCCGGAAGGCGGCTGCCCTGGATCGGCATTTCGCCCAGGCCGGGTTCGAGGTTCTCCCCCGCGGCGGCCACGCCTTCTGA
- a CDS encoding DUF4416 family protein, with amino-acid sequence MSRPRPPEPAFVVMGVLVAAAVDPGAVMDRIEAGFGPARSSTPWLPFDSTRYYEREMGPGIRRAFLWLGEPVDPSTLADLKERSNRLEGAWTDPQGRRRVNLDPGVLGLANLVLATGKPAAHRVYLARGIYAEVEYRFERGSFRPLPWTYPDYRAPETIAFFNRVRESYRQWRARRAPSAEERSP; translated from the coding sequence GTGAGCCGCCCTAGGCCGCCGGAGCCGGCGTTCGTGGTGATGGGGGTGCTGGTGGCCGCGGCGGTGGACCCGGGCGCCGTGATGGACCGCATCGAGGCCGGGTTCGGACCGGCCCGGTCCTCCACGCCGTGGCTGCCCTTCGACTCGACCCGGTACTACGAGCGGGAGATGGGCCCGGGCATCCGCCGCGCATTCCTCTGGCTGGGGGAGCCGGTGGACCCCTCGACCCTGGCCGACCTGAAGGAGCGCTCCAACCGCCTGGAGGGCGCGTGGACGGACCCGCAGGGGCGACGCCGGGTCAACCTGGATCCGGGCGTCCTGGGGCTCGCGAACCTGGTCCTGGCCACCGGCAAGCCCGCGGCCCACCGCGTCTACCTGGCCCGGGGCATCTACGCCGAGGTGGAGTACCGGTTCGAGCGGGGTTCGTTCCGTCCCCTGCCGTGGACCTATCCCGACTACCGGGCCCCAGAGACGATCGCGTTTTTCAACCGGGTGCGCGAGTCGTACCGCCAATGGCGGGCGCGGCGCGCCCCAAGCGCTGAGGAACGATCCCCATGA
- the rfaE1 gene encoding D-glycero-beta-D-manno-heptose-7-phosphate kinase, giving the protein MAGDEQLDRWARAALERLDGGARPPRIGVVGDVILDRFVYGDVDRISPEAPVPVVEVHREVVRLGGAANVAHNLKALGAEVDLLGVVGADSMAGELTAELEAMRISPELLVTSPDRPTAVKTRVIARHQQVVRFDRERRGPLPEAVRAAFWERVDQRAAGWDGMIVSDYGKGVVDRGLVERLVGWAARTGAWVSVDPKPVNVEAYRGANAVTPNTKETEAMAGLPAREDAEAAAAGRALLDRLGLSAVVVTRGERGMTVVEPDGLTHLPTRARDVFDVTGAGDTAIAVFALAKAAGAGVVESAALANVAAGIVVGKLGTATVSRGELEDALGPTP; this is encoded by the coding sequence ATGGCTGGTGACGAGCAGTTGGACCGATGGGCCCGGGCCGCCCTGGAGCGGCTGGACGGGGGAGCCCGGCCGCCCCGGATCGGGGTGGTGGGCGACGTGATCCTGGACCGGTTCGTGTACGGCGACGTGGACCGGATCTCCCCCGAGGCCCCCGTGCCCGTGGTGGAGGTGCACCGGGAGGTGGTGCGCCTGGGGGGCGCGGCCAACGTGGCCCACAACCTGAAGGCCCTGGGCGCGGAGGTGGACCTCCTGGGGGTGGTGGGGGCCGACTCCATGGCGGGGGAGCTCACCGCGGAGCTCGAGGCCATGCGGATCTCCCCGGAGCTCCTGGTGACGAGCCCCGACCGGCCGACGGCCGTGAAGACCCGGGTCATCGCCCGGCACCAGCAGGTGGTGCGGTTCGACCGGGAGCGCAGGGGGCCCCTGCCCGAGGCGGTGCGGGCGGCGTTCTGGGAGCGGGTGGACCAACGGGCCGCCGGTTGGGACGGGATGATCGTGTCCGACTACGGCAAGGGGGTGGTGGACCGGGGCCTCGTGGAGCGGCTCGTGGGGTGGGCCGCCCGGACCGGGGCCTGGGTGTCGGTGGACCCCAAGCCGGTCAACGTCGAGGCCTACCGGGGGGCCAACGCGGTGACCCCCAACACCAAGGAGACCGAGGCCATGGCCGGCCTGCCGGCCCGGGAGGACGCCGAGGCGGCGGCCGCGGGCCGGGCGCTGCTGGATCGGCTGGGCCTTTCCGCGGTCGTGGTCACCCGGGGGGAACGGGGCATGACCGTGGTGGAGCCGGACGGCCTGACCCATCTGCCCACCCGGGCCCGGGACGTGTTCGACGTGACCGGCGCCGGCGACACGGCCATCGCGGTGTTCGCCCTGGCCAAGGCGGCCGGGGCCGGGGTGGTGGAGTCCGCGGCCCTCGCCAACGTGGCGGCCGGCATCGTGGTGGGCAAGCTCGGCACCGCCACCGTGAGCCGCGGGGAGCTCGAGGACGCCCTTGGGCCGACGCCCTGA
- a CDS encoding YicC/YloC family endoribonuclease: protein MIRSMTGYGRAEAEVLGRWLTVEIKTVNHRFLNFNARLPGDLQRFEHQILGRVKERLQRGQVNLFAGWDAAGAECPPVVINREAARRAADLLQEVARHVGIEAEVRLEHLLAFPAVTMPGGLAADAETLWEGVAALVDQALQDLQAFREREGNDLARDMGERVDAIEAHVAEIDRLRPGVLEAYRERLARRVEELAREVPEGDLHARLAMEVALFADRSDISEEVVRLRSHIEKFRELLAAGGVVGRKLEFLLQEMNRETNTIGSKASDAEISRRVVDIKAELEKIREQVQNVE from the coding sequence ATGATCCGGAGCATGACAGGGTACGGCCGGGCCGAGGCCGAGGTGCTGGGAAGGTGGCTCACGGTCGAGATCAAGACCGTCAACCACCGGTTCTTGAACTTCAACGCACGGCTGCCCGGCGATCTGCAGCGGTTCGAGCATCAGATCCTCGGCCGGGTGAAGGAGCGGCTCCAGAGGGGCCAGGTGAACCTGTTCGCCGGCTGGGACGCGGCAGGGGCCGAGTGCCCGCCCGTGGTGATCAACCGCGAGGCGGCCCGGCGGGCGGCCGACCTGCTCCAGGAGGTGGCCCGGCACGTGGGCATCGAGGCCGAGGTTCGGCTGGAGCACCTGCTCGCGTTCCCCGCCGTGACCATGCCCGGGGGGCTGGCCGCGGACGCCGAGACCCTGTGGGAGGGGGTGGCGGCCCTGGTGGATCAGGCCCTGCAGGATCTGCAGGCCTTCCGGGAGCGGGAGGGGAACGATCTGGCCCGGGACATGGGTGAGCGGGTGGACGCCATCGAGGCCCACGTGGCCGAGATCGATCGGCTGCGGCCGGGGGTGCTCGAGGCCTACCGGGAGCGGCTCGCCCGCCGGGTCGAGGAGCTGGCCAGGGAGGTGCCGGAGGGGGACCTCCACGCCCGGCTGGCCATGGAGGTGGCCCTGTTCGCCGACCGGAGCGACATCTCCGAGGAGGTGGTGCGGCTGCGCAGCCACATCGAGAAGTTCCGGGAGCTCCTGGCGGCAGGCGGCGTGGTGGGCCGGAAGCTGGAGTTCCTGCTCCAGGAGATGAACCGCGAGACCAACACCATCGGCTCCAAGGCCTCGGACGCCGAGATCAGCCGCCGTGTAGTGGACATCAAGGCCGAGCTCGAGAAGATCCGGGAGCAGGTGCAGAATGTGGAGTGA
- the dnaE gene encoding DNA polymerase III subunit alpha has translation MSHASFVHLHVHTEYSLLDGAIRLGDLMARAREHRLPAVAVTDHGAMYGTVEFYKAALKAGIKPVFGCEVYVAPGSRKIRKPGRHGETNFHLILLARNLEGYRNLCRLVTAGYTEGFYYKPRIDKELLRELSGGLIGLSACLKGEVARAVLRGDPEGARRLVEEYASIFGEGNYYLELMENGIPEQRTVNEALIDLGRSLGIPVVATNDCHYLDREDAASHEVLVCIQTGKTLDDEKRMKMSTDEFYLKSPEEMAQQFAYCPEAVTNTVAIAERCNVELDLKTYHFPEYRVPEGETLADCLDRMARQGLEERLRARRYAGAEEEAEVRRRYFERLERELGTIRQMGFPGYFLIVQDFINWAKRNGVPVGPGRGSAAGSLVAYALRITNLDPLPYGLLFERFLNPERVSMPDIDVDFCFENRDKVIRYVTEKYGADKVAQITTFGKMLARAVIRDVGRVMGLPYGEVDRIAKLVPARLGITLKEALDEEPRLREAMDSDPRIKELVTHALKLEGLNRHASTHAAGVVIGNRPLVDYLPLYKGQNGELVTQFAMKSVEAIGLVKFDFLGLKTLTVITDAVRIVNEGRPEGEKLDIDEVPLDDPQTYELLCRGETTGVFQLESSGMKELMVKLRPSTFEDIIALVALYRPGPLGSGMVEDFIRRKHGQIPIEYELPELEPILKDTYGVIVYQEQVMQIAQVLADYTLGEADLLRRAMGKKIAEEMAKQKDRFLDGARKKGIDPKKAEKIFDLMAKFAEYGFNKSHSAAYALVAYQTAYLKAHHPVAFMAALLTNDRANTDKVVKDIAECREMGIAVLPPDVNESDLHFTVVGDAIRFGLAAVKNVGEAAIENVLKVRREDGPFRGLRDFCRRVDLQKVNRKVIESLIRCGAFDSLGGSRAQYLAYLDRCLEEATSLQRDRARGQTNLFEALAAAQGDEGPSAVDDELPDVPPLAPADELKAEKEVLGMYLTGHPLGEWEDLLRASTDAPIGELGERPDRAQVTVGGMVAARRVIRTKNGSRMAFFTLEDLTGAVEVVAFSEVFARAEEWIQAEDVPLVVRGTLERNEDNLKILAEEVLPLDQAPERLTREVHIQVNAAFHGREDLEALHRLLASADLRGQTPAFLRIVVPEKAEAVVRLPDRYAVRASGELRSRVRELMGADVVQFR, from the coding sequence ATGTCCCACGCTTCGTTCGTCCATCTGCACGTCCACACCGAGTACAGCCTGCTCGACGGCGCGATCCGCCTGGGCGACCTCATGGCCCGGGCCCGGGAGCACCGTCTGCCCGCCGTGGCCGTGACCGACCACGGCGCCATGTACGGCACCGTGGAGTTCTACAAGGCCGCCCTCAAGGCCGGCATCAAGCCGGTGTTCGGCTGCGAGGTGTACGTGGCCCCGGGCTCCCGCAAGATCAGGAAGCCCGGCCGTCACGGCGAGACCAACTTCCACCTGATCCTGCTCGCCCGGAACCTGGAGGGGTACCGGAACCTCTGCCGCCTGGTGACGGCCGGGTACACCGAGGGGTTCTACTACAAGCCCCGGATCGACAAGGAGCTGCTGCGGGAGCTCTCGGGGGGGCTGATCGGGCTCTCGGCGTGCCTCAAGGGCGAGGTGGCCCGGGCCGTGCTGCGGGGCGACCCGGAAGGGGCCCGGAGGCTCGTGGAGGAGTACGCCTCGATCTTCGGGGAGGGAAACTACTACCTCGAACTCATGGAGAACGGCATCCCCGAGCAGCGCACGGTGAACGAGGCGTTGATCGATCTCGGCCGGAGCCTGGGGATCCCGGTGGTGGCCACCAACGACTGCCACTACCTGGACCGGGAGGACGCGGCGAGCCACGAGGTGCTCGTGTGCATCCAGACCGGCAAGACCCTGGACGACGAGAAGCGCATGAAGATGTCCACGGACGAGTTCTACCTCAAGAGCCCGGAGGAGATGGCCCAACAGTTCGCCTACTGCCCCGAGGCGGTGACGAACACCGTGGCCATCGCCGAGCGGTGCAACGTGGAGCTCGACCTGAAGACCTACCACTTCCCCGAGTACCGGGTGCCCGAGGGCGAGACCCTGGCCGACTGCCTGGACCGCATGGCCCGGCAGGGTCTGGAGGAGCGGCTGCGGGCGCGGCGGTACGCGGGCGCCGAGGAGGAGGCCGAGGTCCGGCGGCGATACTTCGAGCGGCTGGAGCGGGAGCTGGGAACCATCCGGCAGATGGGGTTCCCGGGGTACTTCCTGATCGTGCAGGACTTCATCAACTGGGCCAAGCGAAACGGGGTGCCCGTCGGGCCGGGCCGGGGGTCTGCGGCCGGCAGCCTGGTGGCCTATGCCCTGCGGATCACCAACCTGGACCCCCTGCCCTACGGGCTGCTGTTCGAGCGGTTCCTGAACCCCGAGCGGGTGAGCATGCCCGACATCGACGTGGATTTCTGCTTCGAGAACCGCGACAAGGTGATCCGGTACGTCACCGAGAAGTACGGCGCGGACAAGGTGGCCCAGATCACCACCTTCGGAAAGATGCTGGCCCGGGCCGTGATCCGGGACGTGGGCCGGGTGATGGGGCTGCCCTACGGCGAGGTGGACCGGATCGCCAAGCTCGTGCCGGCGCGGCTGGGCATCACCCTGAAGGAGGCCCTGGACGAGGAGCCCCGGCTTCGCGAGGCCATGGACTCGGACCCCCGGATCAAGGAGCTGGTGACCCACGCCCTCAAGCTCGAGGGGCTCAACCGCCACGCCTCGACCCACGCCGCCGGCGTGGTCATCGGCAACCGGCCCCTGGTGGACTACCTGCCGCTCTACAAGGGCCAGAACGGGGAGCTGGTGACCCAGTTCGCCATGAAGAGCGTCGAGGCGATCGGGCTCGTGAAGTTCGACTTCCTGGGGCTCAAGACCCTGACCGTCATCACCGACGCCGTGCGCATCGTGAACGAGGGCCGGCCCGAGGGCGAAAAGCTCGACATCGACGAGGTGCCCCTGGACGACCCTCAGACCTACGAGCTGCTGTGCCGGGGCGAGACCACGGGGGTGTTCCAGCTGGAGAGCTCGGGCATGAAGGAGCTGATGGTCAAGCTCCGGCCGAGCACCTTCGAGGACATCATCGCGCTGGTGGCGCTGTACCGGCCGGGGCCCCTGGGCTCGGGCATGGTGGAGGACTTCATCCGCCGCAAGCACGGTCAGATCCCCATCGAGTACGAGCTGCCCGAGCTGGAGCCGATCCTCAAGGACACCTACGGCGTGATCGTGTACCAGGAGCAGGTGATGCAGATCGCCCAGGTCCTGGCCGACTACACCCTGGGCGAGGCGGACCTGCTGCGCCGGGCCATGGGGAAGAAGATCGCCGAGGAGATGGCCAAGCAGAAGGACCGGTTCCTGGACGGGGCGCGAAAGAAGGGGATCGACCCCAAGAAGGCCGAGAAGATCTTCGACCTCATGGCCAAGTTCGCCGAGTACGGGTTCAACAAGTCCCACTCGGCGGCCTACGCCCTGGTGGCGTACCAGACCGCGTACCTGAAGGCCCACCACCCCGTGGCGTTCATGGCGGCCCTGCTCACGAACGATCGGGCCAACACGGACAAGGTGGTCAAGGACATCGCCGAGTGCCGCGAGATGGGCATCGCGGTGCTGCCCCCCGACGTGAACGAGTCGGACCTGCACTTCACGGTGGTGGGCGACGCGATCCGGTTCGGTCTGGCCGCGGTCAAGAACGTGGGGGAGGCGGCCATCGAGAACGTGCTGAAGGTGCGCCGGGAGGACGGCCCGTTCCGGGGCCTGCGGGACTTCTGCCGGAGGGTGGATCTGCAGAAGGTCAACCGGAAGGTGATCGAGAGCCTGATCCGGTGCGGGGCGTTCGACTCCCTGGGGGGCTCCCGGGCCCAGTACCTGGCTTACCTGGACCGGTGCCTGGAGGAGGCCACGTCCCTGCAGCGGGACCGGGCCCGGGGCCAGACCAACCTGTTCGAGGCCCTGGCCGCGGCCCAGGGGGACGAAGGCCCCTCGGCGGTGGACGACGAGCTGCCCGACGTGCCGCCGCTGGCGCCGGCCGACGAGCTGAAGGCCGAGAAGGAGGTTCTCGGCATGTACCTCACGGGCCACCCCCTGGGCGAGTGGGAGGATCTGCTCCGGGCCTCCACCGACGCCCCCATCGGCGAGCTCGGCGAGCGGCCGGATCGGGCCCAGGTGACCGTGGGGGGCATGGTGGCGGCCCGTCGGGTGATCCGCACCAAAAACGGGTCGCGCATGGCGTTCTTCACCCTCGAGGACCTGACGGGCGCCGTGGAGGTCGTGGCCTTCTCCGAGGTGTTCGCCCGGGCCGAGGAGTGGATCCAGGCCGAGGACGTGCCCCTGGTGGTCCGGGGCACCCTCGAGCGCAACGAGGACAACCTGAAGATCCTGGCCGAGGAGGTCCTGCCCCTGGATCAGGCCCCGGAGCGGCTCACCCGCGAGGTGCACATCCAGGTGAACGCGGCCTTCCACGGCCGCGAGGACCTGGAGGCCCTGCACCGGCTGCTCGCCTCGGCCGACCTGCGGGGCCAGACCCCGGCGTTCCTGCGCATCGTGGTGCCCGAGAAGGCCGAGGCCGTGGTCCGGCTGCCCGACCGCTACGCGGTGCGGGCCTCCGGCGAGCTCAGGAGCCGGGTGCGCGAGCTGATGGGCGCGGACGTGGTGCAGTTCCGTTGA
- a CDS encoding glycosyltransferase family 4 protein has product MAAAHSPPPPRILHLAHVRWFNAEAQYALDLAREMARQGVEVGLLGLTGSPAVARARAGGLPVYEEAGFNAKGIGALGSVPAALRLARILRQERFDAVEVHRPEGLPLIAWACRRAGVPVVRVRGDMRPVRADPLNRLVYTRVLSGVVASNTAIERSLRQRLGRTVRVTTIPGGVDPDRFSPEGPAADVRGELGFPPDAFLVGILGRLGRVKGHADFLAAARQAAGRAEGARFVILAKEEGPALEALRRQVAADPVLRDRVGFVGHRHDLASVLRGFDLAVVASTGSEANCRVGLEWMASGVPLVATRVGVLPDLVAEGETGFLVEPGEASALAERIVYLALRPERARALGRAARRRVVERFTAERCAHAHLRFLFPERFANGW; this is encoded by the coding sequence ATGGCGGCTGCGCACTCCCCCCCCCCTCCCCGCATCCTCCACCTGGCCCATGTGCGGTGGTTCAACGCGGAGGCCCAGTACGCCCTGGACCTGGCCCGGGAGATGGCCCGGCAGGGCGTGGAGGTGGGGTTGCTGGGGCTCACCGGCTCCCCTGCCGTGGCCCGGGCCCGGGCCGGGGGGCTTCCGGTGTACGAGGAGGCCGGGTTCAACGCGAAGGGCATCGGTGCCTTGGGGAGCGTTCCGGCCGCGCTCCGGCTGGCCCGGATCCTGCGGCAGGAGCGGTTCGACGCGGTGGAGGTCCACCGGCCGGAGGGACTGCCACTGATCGCCTGGGCCTGCCGAAGGGCCGGGGTGCCGGTGGTCCGGGTGCGCGGCGACATGCGCCCCGTTCGGGCGGACCCGCTCAACCGGCTGGTGTACACCCGGGTCCTCTCCGGCGTGGTCGCCTCGAACACGGCGATCGAGCGATCGCTCCGGCAGCGCCTGGGACGGACCGTCCGGGTCACCACCATCCCCGGCGGGGTGGACCCCGACCGGTTCTCCCCCGAGGGGCCGGCGGCCGACGTTCGGGGGGAGCTGGGGTTTCCGCCGGACGCGTTCCTGGTGGGGATCCTGGGCCGTCTGGGCCGGGTGAAGGGGCACGCCGACTTCCTGGCCGCGGCCCGGCAGGCCGCGGGCCGGGCCGAAGGGGCGCGGTTCGTGATCCTGGCCAAGGAGGAGGGCCCGGCCCTCGAGGCGCTCCGGCGGCAGGTGGCGGCAGACCCCGTCCTGCGCGACCGGGTGGGGTTTGTGGGCCACCGGCACGACCTGGCCTCGGTCCTGCGGGGGTTCGACCTCGCCGTGGTGGCCAGCACGGGCAGCGAGGCCAACTGCCGCGTGGGCCTGGAGTGGATGGCCTCCGGCGTGCCGCTGGTGGCCACCCGGGTGGGGGTGCTGCCGGACCTGGTGGCCGAGGGCGAGACCGGGTTTCTGGTGGAGCCCGGCGAGGCTTCCGCCCTGGCGGAGAGGATCGTATACTTGGCCCTTCGTCCAGAGCGGGCCCGGGCCCTGGGTCGGGCGGCCCGGCGCCGGGTCGTCGAGCGGTTCACCGCGGAGCGGTGCGCCCACGCCCACCTTCGTTTCCTCTTCCCGGAACGGTTTGCGAATGGCTGGTGA
- a CDS encoding polysaccharide deacetylase family protein, with the protein MRLSLPTLLPSELDRPSRGCLLTFDDGFADLWTHGLEVLERHGVRAVVFAIPSRAGEGPVRPRGRPAWAGRAEGAHAEAACDGGPHPGFLRWSELAALEASGLVEVQSHSWGHAMGWVSNEIVGFHLGRFGRAHWSLPQCTGGDLRLGVPLYRRGSALAHRLYRDDPALRDHLAGWLDARGGEGYVAERGAEAVTRELREELDRYRSRHGDRGGWESEGERERRTVEDLARARQALESRLGGRRDHLALPWGQYDAVTLECARRAGVRRVFTLDRRPNPAGRVGFLVHRFEPRPKGAWWLRTRLWIYRSTWRTTIYGIVSGRRNAGRS; encoded by the coding sequence GTGCGGTTGAGTCTTCCGACCCTCCTGCCGAGCGAGCTCGATCGCCCCAGCAGGGGATGTCTTCTCACCTTCGACGACGGGTTCGCAGACCTGTGGACACACGGGTTGGAGGTTCTGGAGCGCCACGGGGTGCGGGCGGTGGTGTTTGCGATCCCGTCCCGTGCGGGCGAGGGGCCGGTACGGCCCCGGGGAAGGCCCGCTTGGGCGGGCCGGGCCGAGGGGGCCCATGCGGAGGCGGCTTGCGACGGCGGCCCGCACCCGGGGTTCCTGCGTTGGTCGGAACTGGCCGCCCTGGAGGCGAGCGGCCTCGTGGAGGTCCAGTCCCACTCCTGGGGGCACGCCATGGGGTGGGTCTCGAACGAGATCGTGGGGTTTCACCTGGGCCGGTTCGGCCGGGCCCACTGGTCGCTGCCCCAGTGCACCGGCGGGGACCTTCGGCTGGGGGTCCCGCTCTATCGCCGGGGCTCGGCCCTGGCCCACCGGCTTTACCGGGACGACCCGGCCCTCCGGGACCACCTGGCCGGGTGGCTCGATGCCCGAGGGGGCGAGGGGTACGTGGCCGAGCGGGGGGCCGAGGCGGTGACTCGGGAGCTCCGGGAGGAGCTGGATCGGTACCGGAGCCGGCACGGCGACCGGGGTGGTTGGGAGAGCGAAGGGGAGCGGGAGCGCCGCACCGTGGAGGACCTGGCCCGCGCCCGGCAGGCGCTGGAGTCGCGCCTGGGCGGACGGCGGGACCACCTCGCCCTGCCCTGGGGGCAGTACGACGCCGTGACCCTGGAGTGCGCGAGGCGGGCCGGGGTCCGGCGGGTATTCACCCTGGACCGTCGGCCGAACCCGGCGGGCCGGGTGGGGTTCCTGGTGCACCGGTTCGAGCCCCGGCCCAAGGGGGCGTGGTGGCTGCGCACCCGGCTGTGGATCTACCGCTCCACCTGGCGCACCACGATCTACGGCATCGTGTCGGGGCGGCGCAACGCGGGGAGAAGTTGA